TACCATTCCACTCCATTGTGGTCTTATAATAATTCTGTTTGTTATACACCACTTGATACTAAAAAACGCTAAAAGCGCCTCAAAAACCTGGACAATCACACAGCGAGCTCCCTCAGCCTTGCTAAAACACATATTTCTTCGATTTCCTTCCTGTTCCTCAAACTGATGCCGGTTGACCTGCACGCATAGGGGATAAGCAATGCATAAGCTCACTCTATGATCAAGTCGTCTCAGTGGCGCCAGCAGTGCCTGTCGGTCGCCCGGTCGTATTGTTTAACGTCTACGAGAAAACCCCACGCGTGATCGATTCGCATTCCGTTGAGTTTTGGTCGAGCAGGACGGTAAAACCTTTCTTATCTCTGGAGCAGCTCGTCGCCGCAGCTTCCTTTGGCGCACAAGCGGAGAAAACAGTTGATGGTAGTGTTCCTGTGGCGCTAGAGGTCTGCTACACGGCCACTATTCCAGCACTCCTCACGTTCGTCGGTCTGTTACGCAGCTGCTATCGGGGTTCTGCACGACTCAGTCGCTTTTCTGCTGGCAGTACAGCTCTTTCAGCGACTTCAGCTCTTCGATGAGGGCCTTGTTCTGGTTCTCCAGCACCGCCACTCGGTTCTCTAGGCACTTGAtgtattcctttttttttcgccggcaCTCGCGGGCTGCTTCCCGATTTTTCTGCAACCGCATCTCACGCTTGCGCGACTGATCCTCCATCTGCGCGTTGCCGCCCATGACTGTATTGGGAAAGATATCTTCAAGTTGCGAAGGAAAAGTAGCACCAAGTGAACAGATTCGGTTTGGTtgggcgtgtgtgtgtgtatgtgtatgtgtgtgtgtgtgtgtgaagcAGAATAGAAAACGGTGCGTCGAGAAACAATGCATCAAGGGAGCGTGTGTGGAAGGGTTTCATAATTCCGCATCGCTCGCGGAACGATGGTCGCACCGAGTCCAATCAAGGTGCGATCATGTTCGAAAGGAGTTGGGCAGGATGAAATGCCCGGGTGATGGGGTAAGGTACAGTTGAATGCATATAGATAACATAGAAACAGCAATTCAATAAAGTAGATCGGTGGAGCGGAGAATCGGTTGAGTTGAAGCGACGAGTGTGGCCGCCGCAGCATTCACAATAGCATCAccgtaccaccaccacacacacgaCGTTGTTACAGTGGAAAAGGGGTTGCATTTTCCACAGCAATAAGAATTTTTATCGGttcatcataattttcattgacaacgaaaacaaaaccaaatcaCCACCAGGGTTAGGATGCCAGGGTAGAGAAGTAGGGAACAAAATCAATCGACAATAGATTGTTGATACAGTAGGAAGTAAGGTTTGCGTGTTAATTCGTTTacgaaattatgcaacaaccagagagagacagagagagagatacaaaACGATGTGTTGAAACCAACATTTGTGAAAGGAAATCATAATTAATAGGGAAACCGGTATTGGGAGGggggcaaagaaaataattaaaataaaaaagaaaaaagaaaagaaaagataaagaaagaaaatagaaaatcagagaaagaaatagaaaataaaaaagaacatAGAAagtaagaaaagaaaagagacaATTGAAAGAATTAAACAGCACTGCAGAACAATTGGAAATACCGTTTTATCTTATCTGCACTATGATGAgcagaaaaaccgaaaactatATACCATTATATTGTTGTAACTTTCTGTCGTAGGATTTATTACATTTTGAAAACGTTTTTTATCCTTTGTCAGTAGCATGTTGATGGGTGGCGGtggatcgaaagaaaaattgcattGCCGATACGATCGTAACGCGGtacaaaaatatattcatatgcgaaacaaaaaaattgtatgTCAATTTACAACACTAAGGAAACATGTCTAAGGAAAGAACgatgaaaaaagaacgtgctTTTAACCATTTTTAGATTAAgtacgaaaaataaaacttcctACCAAACTACGATTCCAACATCTAATACTAAAATCTATTACAACGATTAAGCGATCATCTAGTGTGTTTCGTgaagttgtgtttttgttttgcaaaaagATAATCTCGTACGTCGATTACCGGCCTCTCCCCAAATGAACTGTATGGTTAAAACGGCAAGAAACGAGAGGGATCGAAAAGTGCAGGAAGGATTGGTAGGGGCGATGAAGTAGTTGATGGAGGACAGAGACGGACATCGCCATCAACGTTTTGGCATCATACTTACGAGGTACGTAAATGCTCTCCTGGGGCTGAGAATATTGTACTATTCCACCGCCAGGGGCTGCTATCGCGTGCAGTCCAGAACCATCGGTCGGGGTGTTCGCTGTGGTAGAGGTGATAGTGGTGGGAGGGGGAGACACCAGTTGTATTCAcggtagcaaaaaaaaaatcggcattGAAATGCAACAATggaatgagagagagaaaaagtaagagagagagagagagatagagagagagaaagaaagagagatagaggcCCTGGACTATTTTTTCCTAATTTTGACGAACTGTCTTTCGAAAATGCGTGACCCCAACCAGTTTAGTACTTCGAAAACAAGGTAACTGCAGCTCTCGGTTTAGAGTAACAAAGAAAATACGTAAAAGCCAATATGTGGTGCATGTACAACAAAATGACTACTAGTCGTGAGGAGAATTGATGGAAGGAAGCACGATGTATAACAGGTTTTTATAATGGTTTTTTGTACAGATGGTAAAATAGTTTTGGAACCTGACAGGGAACTTATGTAGAACATCGAGAAACAAAAGAACGTCTGGTACCATAGAAACAAGATCCGTGCTTCTGCAAACACGGTAGAAAGATTCGTCTTTTTGCAAATACCCTAGATAACGCTTTTTTCCACCCATATAGAAGCAACGGATCACGATAGTAATTAGTTTTACGTTAACATGTGAGTACAACTGTGAACATGTATCGGAGTACAGGAGAAGGTGGAAAGCAGGGCTATATATACTCGACTACAATTCGATGATCGATGTAAAATTGGGTATTGCCTAATGGCTACATCATGATTTAGCACAAATATAAGATAATTTTTCAGCAAATATCTTCAGTTGGTTTTTGATATGGTAAAATACACATTCCATGGCTGAAAAAATAACTGAACTTACATTTACCTTCAATCAATGTAAAAGCTCAAAACATGTTACATTTTCctacgacgatgacgacaaaaaaaaacaactatcCCAAGCTTTTAATAAAACACTATCTTATCATACATAGTTTAGTACAAATTGTACAAAATTGTAATCATAATGCCCTACGAATGGTCTAAAAAGCTACAGAGATAACAAGTACTGATATGTTAAGGGAAAGTATGTTCCTAAAGGTATCATGCATACAAAGGTAAATTCGAGAAAACAAATAACGGCACTGTAACAGCAACCGTTCCTTGTTTTGTCGTGGATAGTGCcgttagtaaaaaaaacagaaaggaaGCAAGACCGATAAAGAGAGTGAGGAAGAAGCTTGTCCAGTGAACAAAAATTATGGAAAACGCAAAATATTACGAAACGATGAAGTTGACAAAAATCATCGAGTAATGCTAGTGCAAGATGCATGCTTCTGAAATCTGCTAGTGTAGTGGCGGCGCCAGTTAGTTAGGGTGTAGTGAACAGTCAGAGGATGGGCTTGTTGAACGGTGGTGATAATGTTTTTGGTGACCAAGGAACAATtaatggaaccgaaccgatgacAGCAATAAGTTGTCAGCAATCGCAAGGACACTTACAAACCCCACCCGCGCCCACGtacacacacaggcacaaaTACAACGAAGTGCTGTGGTGAACTGGAATGCGCATCATattagaaaacaaacaatgaacaCTTCGAGGGTGGTGTTTGAACGGTACAAGATatgagaaaagtaaaaaacaaacttcaagGATTCGTACAACGTACCGATTTCCGCTCCACCGAGATCGTTCAATATCTTACGGTACGATGGTCGCCTGGTCAGCAAGTCTCTCCGCTTCTTAGGGGACGCTTCCTCATCTGACAACGTGTCGTCGCTGTTTGTGTCGGTCATGATAGTAACCGGACCAGTGCCAATATGCGGTTCGGGTTTGATCTGCCGAAAAGGTCAATGCTAGATTAGCTAAGCACTTTTTATCAATGCGGAGCATCATCTTTTCCTCTGCAAATATCTTTGATAACGgtcgtgtttttctttgagGATCGCTTTTCACATGCCATACTTACGTGTATCGCCTGCAAATTGCCCGTTGTTGTGTGAATTACGGAGTTGGGTTTGTTACACACTAGAAGGACGCCTCTGGGGATTGGtacgttggcggtggcggtctgTATTACCGACTGTTGATTCGCCTGTATGACGGATTGTACTTGCTGTAGACGACGGAAATAAGCGGAAAGGAAACATTGATCTTCTTACAGAAAAAGGCCAATCTATGTTCGAAACGTCAATTTCATAAAGCCAACGTCAAAACGATTTTCGATAAATTCCACgttgaatatttaaatcaCTAAAAGTGATCGGCAGCCGCACGTATTTCGAACATTCGTCGTTTAAAAAATGCACGGATAAACAATGTGAATACATTATGAATCCCACAAACGTGAGCAAACATGTgcctttaaaatattttatttccggCGTATATTATGGTCGATTGTCAATCGACTACTCTTCAAACGACGATTTTCGATGTTCTTCGTACGTCACAGGCAGAACCAAGAGTCTGGCAACGTTGCCGAACACGTTGGTTTTAAAGTACGTTTACTTTTACTTCTAAAGCCCAACTATAGACTTGAACAGATTACGGGGTTGGCTAGCACAACAAAACTGTTGGCTGAACTGTTAAAAGTCAGCATGTGATGCTCATATGAAAAATCTCTTGCAAGGATCTCTGCCCCTTGAAGGACGTGATCCTTGAAGTTATTCAAGCTACAAAATTGACATTACGATTTATGGCGAACAGGACGTCAGCTTTACACCAACCTGGCCTGCCGTTTGCGATGTTGGTAGTATTTGTACAATgtttgtggccgccgccgcaacgtttgctgccgccgccagcgatACGAGAGCCGCTTCCGGACCAACGGCACCGTCAACCGTTACCGGGCTGTTCACGTTTCCCGTGGCTCCACCGGCGGAAATGACTACCCCCCCACCgctcccaccgccaccagcgccgctgACAGCGCTTCCTCCCGTAGCCgccgtgctgttgctgctggcactgTTGCTGGAGGTACTGCTATTGTCGTTGAGTTGCGCCCCCGAAGGATCCCGCCCACCACCGGACACCTCAGCAACCGCTGAACCAGTAGCGACGTTTGCACCACCTGCCCGACCACCACCTCCTATCGGATCGCCTATCGCCGAGGAACCGTTCTCCTCGACCATACTACTGTCCATACTCCGCCCCGAACCTCCGCTAGGTCTTCCGTGTTGCAGGTGCTTGTGTCGCTAGCGCCACCAGCGACAGTGTTACGAACCTCTCTCTCCAGCGCTAGTCACAAACCCAACAGTTCGGACAATCCTTCCTGCGGACGCACACTACCAATGTCGATCTTCGGCCTAAAACCGACCACCACTTGTTATCATATGTaatgcacacacatacacacacaggcacacacacacacgtgtcTACACGAACTGTAATCGTGCAATCGTAAACGCGACAGCTGTAATCATCTTTCGGAACTACTGCGTAACGTTTCTCTGTGTTCGGAAGTTGGAACAAACAGGTGGTTTGCCAGACGCACAGCCGTATGGAACAGGTGACTCTTGCTTGGGCGTTGGATTTGGCTAGCGTTGCTTCTTCAGCTGCAACGAGAATAAGAGAAGAAACGAATAAACAAATGTAAGTTTTGCATCAAACTCTATTTCAAATgatatgttgttgtttcgaaATTACTTTTCGAAAGAAGGCAAAAGGATTTCTATCACTGGTCAGTCTAGACTACTGGCCGTGCCAGGAAACAAGTAGCTGTCGTGCTGTTAGAAGTGCATTCGTTTTTCAAGCTACACTCCACTGTATGCTCGGGCCTAAGAATTGGATTTTCAAGCTCCCGGTTATTCATTTGCAACATACAAACCGAACGATGCACGAACATACAAGCAGAACGAAAATCTTAGCAGCACACCAGAGTCGCTTAAGTTGCCTCTTCTCCTAAACCTAATTGGGCAGTGTATattaaaatgcaacgcaaccGTTCCTTTCCGGCAAAAACTATATTGTCAGTCTCCCTCTTTTTCCGAATTGTTGTACGATATCAAATCATCAACATAAACAGCCGTCTTCACCATTACCAACATCACTGCGCTGACGATGGCTGTCAGGGTCACCAATATATCAAACAATGAAGCACCGCATATGACATGGCCCACCCACCGGAGTCTGGGTCTGGCGACGCGTACACGCTGGCCAAACAatgaggtcgtcgtacattgcgtacagctcgctgttaTAGCGACTTCTCCATTATCCCTCCACGCATACGGGgtcaaatatcaatctgagtCAGTTTTGGACAGATGCATTTCTCAGTACTGGGACAATAGAGGCACTGTATAGGCCTAGTTAGGCAAAGGCCTAACATCAACCGTCTCAACACGAGATGTGACCAAAATAGTTTCCTCGCACTGTAGATTGACTTGATGGCTTCTAACATCCTAGCGTGACGCGCTACATACCAAGAAAAACAGGCGCGCATTACAATGTGCTTAAGATCTtatccacaaaaaaaagaagatcAGATCAAACGAACGTACACAGGTACTATGTAAATTAGTTTATGAGGCAATATAATACTACTAATAATTCAGTGCAGTGTACAATTTGAAAGACATTCTACGAAGCTAAATTAAGGTTTCGAATTCAACAGGGCCATGTACGAGCATTGGATCGGGAACGAACTAGTACATCGATCAATAAATCTCGGAACTTATCTCCAAAACCCACTTTTAAATCACAGCAAACAATGTCAACGCCTTTGAAAGGTTAATCTGAGTACTGATTGATTGCTATGTGAGAGGATGAACGCGTGCTAGTTCACTAAAAAAAATCGCCTGGATGTTATTGCGCAATTGCGTGCGCCACGCTGCCGTAAACTTGGATGTCACTCATCTGTCGCATCTCGCAGTTAGGGAGACGCATCGGGCAGTTTGAACACCACGAAAATCAGTGGCTATAAACCCTGAAAAGCAACAAGTCGAACGTCAAATTCACAgaacgtaaacaaaaggcAGGGACGAGTTCTTGAAAATTATTTCCCTAACATTCCCAGCCATATGAAAGAAGGCACGTGCCACAACGTATCAGTTTAGGTGTTTGTTGAGACTGGAAAGTTTACTAGTTTAtgtgcccaaaaaaaaacatgcgaaTGTTGAAATTAAACGCAAAAATTAGGTTTCGCTTTTCATTACATCTAGCACCGCCTTGGGTTTCCAATATTATAAAGCAATCGCCGATTCGAGGCAAGCATGTGCCTCGGGGTGAGGTGAGATTATTGCAAATGCGATTATTGCTATTTCGGAGAAAAAAGCTGTACGAATATTATAGACACGTACGGGCGGCCAGTAAACGGAAGAAGACTTGGCTAGCCAAGCAAAAAAGAGATCAACCACGGAACCACATCCGGAACATAAAGACGGCTCTGCTAATAAAGCATAACAGAGCTCTGCCGGATAAACTCCTGGGCGGGCGGCTAAGCCACCTGCGAATAGTAGTGAGCGGAAGATGACGCAACGAACAAAACATAACAGATCAACGTCGGATAAATCAACGTGAGGAGGGCTACATTGAGCAGGCATACCTTGCACTGACTCGGTTAGCAAAGCATACCACGGGAAGGGAAAGCACATACCTCCCCAGAGCTTGGATATTCCGCAGATGTCCAATGATCAATTAATATACACTTCCGGAGATGGCTCAGCAATTGTCTGGAAGGCGTTCTAAAATTCTCCGAACGAAATTTGGTACGAAGCACCGTCACAGGCATTTGGATGTTTTCTTGCTGGGATCTGGATTTTGGGCTGACAAGCAGGATGCCAATGAAGATGGCACGTGACCATACAAAAGCTTGCCCGAAATAATCGTTACCAACCGCTGAATTCAACGCAgctgaaaacaaacaaaaacagcacacAAATAATGACCACGGCTGACAACCGGCACGTTAACGAACGAAACTCCTGACGGTGATGCATTCTTGGAAGTTGCCTCGGAGGGAAGCTGGCATTGCGCATTGCTGGCTAACATGCGACCACCCCCCGTGAAACCGTGCGCCCCGCTGCCAACGAATTTTGGTGTTGATGGGGGCTGATGAATCCTGGCTAGCCGGCATACGTTTGAATGGTtgcttttgattgattgtgcaTTGCCGAACGGGAAGGATGGGTCCAGCCACCGTCCAGCCGATCCGaactttgttgttgttagtcGCGGTAAACCCTGGAGGTCAacagcgcagcataaacgcaAACCAATAGCGACGAAATGTTGACCGAAGATCCAAACAATGCACGGGCATCTTGTTCGCAGTTTCCAATCCTTCTCCTGTGGTGCATCATGGAAGATATGCTCTCTGCAGCGACACCACTCACCTTAGAGCTCTCTTTGGGCAATCCGCTAAAATGATCGCTCGCTGGTCACGCCGCAGCACGCACGCGGAAAACGGGGGTTGTAGATAGCCGTAGACGCACATACGCGTCGACATCGCCACGCATCGCCGCCAGCACTGGAAAGGGGTTTGCGCATGCGTACGCACCCGTGTGTCCAGGAATCCCGCGTTCTGTGTGCGCGCCGTCAGATAAACGTGCCTTGGATGTCCTGCGGACCACAGCAACGCGCACACGCGCTGGCTGCGGGATGTCTTCGTCTTCCCAAAATTTCCACTGCTTATCTCTTCGCAATGCACCCTTGCTTATCTCGTGCAAAGTGTTGATCACGGCAGcacgacacacacgcagcacaccaacaccaacaaaacCCGAGCGGCAAACCTGTgacgacaccaccacccgcggGAATCGGTGTCTGCAAGGTTGTCCCCCACTGAACCAAGCGCGTTCAAGTGCGCGCGCTAACTGGAAGGTCCTGACGCAACAATGacaacaacggcggcgacgacgacgacgacgacgacggcgacggcgacaattttgtttcaattcgcGTGCGTGCGGCGGGGTGCCTCCTGACTGCCACGAACCTCTTCCTTCGCGCTTCTACAATGATACCAGTGAGTGAGTTCGAGAAACGAGCCGACCGTGAGCGCGAGAAGGATGGCGAGAGAGTGAGGTAAGCAGTGAGCTCACACACCCCAGTGCGAGAGAACaggagaaacaaaacagatcGAGCAAGGGCATACAGGCATTTAAGCAATGTGATTCACAtataaccaaaaaaaaacaaacggtggAATGGAGGGTCCTACCGGGGGAAACCTACCGTGTACGAGCACTGATCGAGGAGCGCGGGAATACGGGATGGTGTGATGATTGTAGCGACACAACGATGGCCACAAAACACTGAAgctcacgctgctgctgctgttgctgctggtggtggtggtggtggtagtaacGAAATGGATGCACGGCGCTCTATTGGATGTGTCTCCGCACACACGCCAGCCACACCGCCACGGAGCTAGGTGGGATGGTCTTCCGATGGGCGACGGACAAGACGACACGAGATGTGACAACGGAACGGGACCGGGGGACGTGAGACGGGACGAGACGACGGGGGCGGCACGGTTGGTCACCTCGCTGGTtacaacggcacggcactggcAACGTTAATGGTGGATAACCCGCAAACGCAGTAAACCGACGAATTCGTCATATTCTTTGTGAACACCGAAATGAACTAGCATAAGGGTGTTTTTGACAGTACGATCGAACGTCATCGGGGGACACCCTGCGGGCGCTCGGtggcgagcgagtgagacgGCCGGCTGTGACGCGAGCTAGCGCTCGCCGTGCGCCCGAGCGAAACGGCACTCTGACTCTGACAACACCGTGCAATCCGAAGCAATGggcaacacgcacacacaggcgcacgGAGCGCGCCAGGGTCGCGCGCCTGTGTAACGCTGAGCGCCTCGAATGTGTCGTCCCTGGCCGACCCCCGTGTTCCGCTTttggttaattttatttactttaccTCTTAGCCGACCCGAGCTGGCCGGACACAAGTGACGCAACGACGAGTCGTCGACGAGCTTCGGGAAATTATGGCAACCCTATACCCAAATAATGTCGTGGAAGTGTGTTCCACATTACGGCACTCGGAACGTGAATGCCAATACACACTGGATTTCGacagccgttccgttcgctcttGCTATCCCTGATCGGCACGTCCTCTCATCACGGCGGCTGACCTCGGCAGTCGAATCACAAGTCTGCGCCCTGGCCATGGCATCATCGTCATgacacaggcaggcaggggcTTCACGCCGTATGGGTGATTGTACAAACAAATCCTCACGGGCCGGGTAGCGGAGGAAAATGGATGAGCTGAGCGTAAAGCCCCATTCATGTGCTGGAAAAGTGTACAGAGGCGCATACGTAATATACGCTGAAGATCTATGAAACAACtagcgaaaaagagagagagggagagagagagagagaaagagagagagagagagagagagagagagagagagagagagagagagagagagagagaatggaaaGGTAGCGAACGAAAACTGCTTACGCTGCCGGAGAGTGTGCGCGAAGAATGTCGTCGGCGAAACtaacacagcagcagcagcacccaaGCACCCGCCACATGATGATCGCAGTTTCGCCCCATGACGCGCatagcatcatcatcgagtTGAAGATGATAACGACCGACGaatatcgtcgtcgtcgtcgcggtcatcgccgacggcggcggcataTGGTTACGCTAGTTACTTTAGTTGCTGGCACATGGTTACGTAATCGCTCGCGGGATGACGTCACCGACGACCTTCCGCTAGCCCGGTGGACAACTGACGTATCCGCATGCACACCACAACGTCTCACAAGGGTGGATGACAGCGTAAAGTCTGTTGCCAACCAGCACCGTGCCGTACTTTGACCATATCAAGTCCGAACCAAAACCACTAGtcccatcatcagcaccaggAAAACGTATTGCTTGAAAAACAAGTAGCACTCATATATTCGCGATGTTTTTCCAGCACCATCCGAAATAGGTGGAGCCGCCGTCTCGCAATGTCATTATTAGGCGTACATCTTCTTCTACCTTCTGTCAAGTAAGAAGCggaattttgtaattttaCCGGCAATGTTTTATCCGATTTTTGATTTCTGTTGGTACCAATGTCTGACTCACTCGATGGCGAAAAGGTCGGTCATTTTGAAGAAttaataa
Above is a genomic segment from Anopheles bellator chromosome X, idAnoBellAS_SP24_06.2, whole genome shotgun sequence containing:
- the LOC131213279 gene encoding cyclic AMP response element-binding protein B translates to MDSSMVEENGSSAIGDPIGGGGRAGGANVATGSAVAEVSGGGRDPSGAQLNDNSSTSSNSASSNSTAATGGSAVSGAGGGGSGGGVVISAGGATGNVNSPVTVDGAVGPEAALVSLAAAANVAAAATNIVQILPTSQTAGQQVQSVIQANQQSVIQTATANVPIPRGVLLVCNKPNSVIHTTTGNLQAIHIKPEPHIGTGPVTIMTDTNSDDTLSDEEASPKKRRDLLTRRPSYRKILNDLGGAEIANTPTDGSGLHAIAAPGGGIVQYSQPQESIYVPLMGGNAQMEDQSRKREMRLQKNREAARECRRKKKEYIKCLENRVAVLENQNKALIEELKSLKELYCQQKSD